The Buchnera aphidicola (Chaitophorus sp. 3695) genomic sequence CGTTGGTCAAAAACAATTAATTTCTATTGCTAGAGCTCTAATCCGAAATCCAAAAATATTAGTTTTAGATGAAGCAACAGCTAATATTGATTCTTATACAGAAAAATTAATTCAAAAATCTTTATTAGAAATTAAAAATAATACAACTTTAATTATGATCGCTCATAGATTATCTACAGTAGTACAAGCAGATCATATAATTGTTTTACATAAAGGTAGAATAATTGAAAAAGGAACACATAAACAATTAATGAATATAAAAAATAAATATTATTCTATGTATAAATCACAGTTGTTTAAATCAGAATAAAAAAATATTTTTAAAGTGCTTTATTAATTATTTTTAATATGCATGTTTTATTTTGAGCTAGCTGCTTCTTTTCAGACCTGACTAAGTATTCAAAATTTAACATCGTATTAAACACTAATAAAACACTTTAAAATATTATTTATATATTCTGAAATATACATTATTTATAAAAAAAATACAAGAATTCTTTATAATTTATTTAAAAAGAAATTCACAAGATTAATGAAAAAAAAATATAATTATGATAGCATATAAAAATCTTTTAAAAAAAAATGAAAAATATGATATATCAAGCCTTAGCTAGAAAATGGAGACCTAAAAATTTTAAAGAAGTAGTAGGTCAAAAATATATTATTCAAGCAATTTCTAATAGTTTAAAATTAAATAGAATACATCATGCATGGATTTTATATGGAACAAGAGGAATAGGAAAAACTACTATTGCAAGAATTTTAGCTAAATGTTTAAACTGTAAAAAAAAAATTACTTCTATTCCATGTCAAAAATGTGATTCTTGTCAAGAAATTGATAAAAATTTTAATCCTGATTTAATCGAAATTGATGCAGCATCCAAAACAAAAGTAGAAGACATAAAAGAATTACTAGACAACGCAAAATATCCTCCTATTAAAGAAAGATTTAAAATCTATTTAATAGATGAGATACATATGCTTTCTAGATATAGTTTTAATGCTCTTTTAAAAACATTAGAAGAACCACCTGCACACGTTAAATTTATTTTAGCAACAACAAATATTGAAAAATTACCTAAAACTATTCTATCTAGATGTATTAAATTAAACTTACAAACTATAAAAAAAAAAAAAATTTTAAAAAAAATTCAATACATTTTAAAACAAGAAAAAATATTATTTGAAAAAAAAACTTTAGAATTAATCGCAACAGCAGCTGATGGAAGCATGAGAGATGCTTTAAGTTTAATAGAACAAATAGTTTCTATAGGAAATGGAAAAATAAAAATAGATCATGTAAAAAAAATGTTAGGAACGTTTAAATATGAAAATTTTATTTTTCTATTAATTTCATTATTTAAAAAAGATGTAAGAAAAATTATGAATACTACAGAAAAAATTTTATCTTTAGATGTCGAACCTGAAAAAATATTAATTGAAATTTTAAGATTATTACATTATTTATATATTAAAAAAATTTCTACAATAGAATGGAAATCTAATACATACAATCAACAACAAAAAAAAATTTTAAATAATATAGTCAAAGAGAATAAATTTTCTCAAATTAAAAATTATTATTCTATAATTTTAAATGGTAGAAAAAATATACAATATGCACCTTCTAAAAAATTAGGTATGGAATTAACTTTACTACAAATTCTAGATTCTAAATAATATACATTAAAAATATAATTTATAACTATTAAAAAATATTTTAAAGTATAAAATATAAAAAAATTTATTTTTATTTTAAAATTCAATAAGAGAATAATATGTTTAAAAAAGATCAATTTGGAAATTTAATGCAAAAAGCTCAAAAAATGCAAGAAAACATGAAAAAAATTCAAAAAAAAATGAAATCTATCACAGTAACAGGAGAATCTGGAGCTGGATTAATAAAAATAACTTTAAATGGAGAACATCATTGTAAAATAGTTGAAATTGATCCATCTTTATTTAAAGATGACGATAAAGAAATTATAGAAGATTTAATTATAGCTGCTTTCAATGATGCATCAAGAAAAATTAAAGAAGAACAAAAAAAAAAAATGTCAGAATTATCTGAAATTATGCCTTTGTCTAATAATCTTAAATTTCCAATATAAATTATAGATAATTATCATTAAAAATATATATCCAAATAATTTTAAAAAGGACTCATAATGAGAATTATTTTAATTGGTTATCCATGTTCAGGAAAAGGAACTCAAGCTAAATTTATTTCAAAAAAATATAATATTCCTAAAATTTCTACAGGAGATTTATTAAGATCAATTATTTTAACTCAAAAAAACAAAGAATCTTTAGATATAAAAAAAAAAATTGAACAAGGAAAATTAATCTCAGATAGTATAATAATCTCTATAATAAAAAAAAGACTAGCTGAAAAAGATTGTTTAAATGGATATATTTTAGATGGATTTCCTAGAACTATAAATCAAGCAAAAATCATAGATCAAAATAAAATAAAAATAGATTATGTAATTGAATTGCTCATTTCAAAAAAAAAAATTTTAAAAAGAATGCTTGGTAGACAAATTCATATGAAATCTGGACGTATATATCATAAGGTTTATAACCCTCCTTTACATAAAAATAAAGATGATATTACAGGAGAACAATTAATTACAAGAAAAGATGATACTAAAAAAGTAATTATAAAAAGATTAAACGAATATAACTTATTTAAAAAAAAAATTATACAATACTATAAACAAAAAAATAAACTTAATCAATTAAAATTTTTTAAAATTAATGGAAAAAAAAAAGTATTTATAATACAAAAAAAAATCATGAAAATTTTAAATCAATAAATTTATTGTATTATATTTTTATGCGCTTTACAGGATTCGAACCTGTGACCCACGGCTTAGAAGGCCGTTGCTCTATCCAACTGAGCTAAAAGCGCTTATAATTTTAATATATAAATATAAATTTTTACTTTAATATTATAAATTATTTCTATAAAAAATACTAGTTTATACCTCTAAAAATTTATTTTTTTAAAAAAAATAATACATAGGATTATCAAATACTATGATCGCAAAAATAATTAATGGATTAAAAATAGCAAAAAAAATTCAAAAAAAAATTAAAAAAAAAATTAATGAAAGAAAAAAAAACGGTTTATTTAGACCAGGATTAGCAGTTATATTAATAGGAAAAAATAAATCTTCTAAAATTTATGTTAAAAATAAAAAAATTGCATGTAAAAAAGTTGGTTTAAATTCAAAAATATGTAAATTATATGAATCTACTCCAGAAAAAAAAATTATTAATATCATTCAAGATTTTAATAAAAATCCTAAAATACATGGAATTCTAATACAATTACCTTTACCAAAAAATTTAAATACACCAAAAATATTAAGAAAAATTTCATATAAAAAAGATGTAGATGGATTTCATCCTTTTAATACAGGATTGTTATGCCAAAGAAATCCACGTTTAAGAGCTTGTACTCCTTTAGGAATTATGAATCTTTTAAAAGAATATAAAATTAATATAAAAGGATTAAATGCATTAATAATAGGAGCATCTAACATTGTTGGAAGACCTATGATGTTAGAATTATTATTAGCCGGATGCACTACAACTATTACACATAGATTTACTAAAAATTTAAATACATATATTAAACATGCAGATTTAATAGTAATTGCGATTGGTCAACCAAATTTTTTACATGGTACATGGATTAAAAAAGGAGCAATTATTATAGATGTAGGAATTAATAGATTAAAAAATGGTAATATAGTTGGAGATGTAGAATTTAATTCAAGTTATCTTAAAGCATCATATATTACACCTGTACCAGGAGGAGTAGGACCAATGACAGTAACTAGTTTACTTCAAAATACCTTATATATTTGTGAAAATTATTATGATAAAAAAAATCTTTAAATCTAAAAGTTCCAAAATGTTTCATTTTTTGTATCTTGAATATGTATTCCTAATTTTAATAACTTTTCTCTCAAAAAATCTGCTTTATCCCATAATTTTAATTTTCTTGCATGATTTCTTTTTTGAATAATTTTTTTTATTTTTTTATATAACTTTATATTTTTAATATAATTTAAATTATTAGAATCGATATTAAAATTAAAAAAACCTAAAATACTACCTAAGTAATATAATTTAGAAGAAAAAAATATAGCTTTTTCAAATTTTTTCATATCATATAAAATAATTATTTTTTTAACTAAATTTGATAGAATTAAAATTGCTAATGGTGTATTAAAACTATCATTCATAGCTTTCTTAAACAAATTAACATAATATAAAGAAGAATTATTTAAAGAAAAATTAAAATTTTTATTTATAGATAAATTAATACAAAAATACCATTTCTTTAATATTTTATTAATTTTAATTAAATTATTTACGTTATAATAAATTGGATGTTTATATTTAGTTGACAAAAAATAATAACGTATTACATCAGAACTAAAATAATTTATTAAATCTTTAATTAAAAAAGTATTTCCAAAAGACTTAGACATTTTTTTATTTTTTAAAATAATCATCCCTGTATGCATCCAATAATTTACAAATTTTTTCTTATAAAAACATTCTGATTGCGCTCTTTCATTTTCATGATGAGGAAAAATTAAATCATTTCCTCCTCCATGGATATCTAATGTATTTTTAAAATATAAATAATTAATTGCTGAACATTCAATATGCCAACCTGGTCTTCCATCTCCCCAAGGAGATTTCCAAGATATTTCATTATTTTTACTTTTTTTCCATAAAACAAAGTCATTTTTATAAATATTATTATTTTCTGAACTATTAAAATTATTTTTTTTATGCAATAATTGACCATAATTTTCATAACTTTTAATAGAAAATAAAACATCTCCTTTTTTATCAATATAAGCATTTTTATTTAAAATTAATACACTAATCATATTAATTATATCTACTATATGAGAAGTAACACAAGGTTCAAAAGAAGGTTTTAAAATATTTAAAGAATTAAAATCAATGTTCATTTGATTAATAATATTTTTTGTAAAAGAAATAATATTTTTTTTAATTAAATTTGATCGTTCAATAATTTTATCATCTATATCAGTAATATTTCTAACATATTTTACAGAATATCCTAAATTTCTAAAATAACGATTTACAATATCAAAGAATATAAATGTTCTTGCATGACCAATATGACAATTATCATATACAGTAACACCACATACATAAATAGAAACTTTTTTTTGAAGAATAGATTTGAAAATTTCTTTTTTTCGAGTTAAAGTATTAAAAATTTTTAACATTAATATTTCTCTATAAAATTAATTTAGAATCTATATAAAAATGAATATTACTCAAATATAATTAAGAAAATTATGTATAAAAAATTAAAAAAAATTATAAAATTTCCTTTATATTTTACTTTTAAAATTATATGTTTTAATAAAAAAAATATTGAAAAAGATATTTTTAAAATATTTCAAAAAAAAAAAATAAAAATAGAAAAAAAAAATATACATTACAGTAAAAAAAAAAAATATATATCATTTTCTTTAACTATATATGCAAATAAATTTAAATATATAGAATATATTTATAAAAAAGTTGGAATATTAAAATCTGTAAAAATGATTTTATAAAAAATTATATTATATTCTGTTCAGCACCTGTTATACAAAATAAAGCACTGAACAGTGTTAAAACATTTAAAAAAATTTTATAAGATATTCTTATAAACCGGTAACGTTAATTGCAGATGGACCTTTTTCTCCTTCTGTAATTTCAAACTCCACACTTTGTCCTTCTGCTAAAGTTTTAAATCCATCACTTTGAATAGCTGAAAAATGTACAAAAACATCTTTACTTCCATCTTCAGGAGTAATAAATCCAAAACCTTTTGCTTCATTAAACCATTTAACATTACCTTTAATCTTTGACATCTGTTTATTACCTTTACATGAAAATGATATATAATTACTTACATTAAATGTTAATTAAAATTTTATTAAAATAAATTTTATGAAATATTAAAAATTAAATTAATATAAATTATTAAATTAACGATGTGAAAAAATAAACTTTTATTTTCAAATTTTAATTTTTTGAAAATAAAAGTTTATTTTATTTTTATACTTTTGAAATGTTTTAAAAAATATTAATAACCTGGAAATTTCCTACTCTCACACAGGGAGACCCTGAACTACCATCGGCGTTATAATGTTTCACTTCTGAGTTCGAAATGGATTCAGGTGGTACCATTACACTATTTTAACCAGGTTATTAAATTTTTAAATTTTGTATACTTTAATATACAAAATTATATATTAAAGTATACATATTTTATATATTTATTTTTAATCGGTAACAAGTATTTTTTTAATTAATATTTTTAAAAACACCTCTGGTGTTGTAAGGTTAAGCCGCTCGGGTCATTAGTACTAGTTAGCTGAACACATTGCTGTGCTTACACATCTAGCCTATCTACGTTGTAGTCTCCAACGTCCCTTCAGTAAACTTACAAGAGTTTCAGGGAAGATTAATCTTGGGGTAAGTTTCGTGTTTAGATGCTTTCAGCACTTATCTTTTCCGCATATAGCTACCGGGCAATGCCATTGGCATGACAACCCGAACACCAGTGATGCGTCCACTTCGGTCCTCTCGTACTAGAAATAGATCCCCTCAATCTTCCAACGCCCACGGCAGATAGGGACCGAACTGTCTCACGACGTTCTAAACCCAGCTCGCGTACCACTTTAAATGGCGAACAGCCATACCCTTGGGACCTGCTTCAGCCCCAGGATGTGATGAGCCGACATCGAGGTGCCAAACACCGCCGTCGATATGAACTCTTGGGCGGTATTAGCCTGTTATCCCCGGAGTACCTTTTATCTGTTGAGCGATGGCCATTCCATACAGAACCACCGGATCACTAAGACCTGCTTTCGCATCTGATTGCGTTATCACGCTCTCAGTTAAACTGGCTTATGCCTTTGCACTAAACTTACGATTTCCGACCGTAATTAGCCAATCTTTGTACTCCTCCGTTACTCTTTGGGAGGAGACCGCCCCAGTCAAACTACCCACCAGACATTGTCTCTACACCGGTTAACGGTGCTAGGTTAGAATATTAATATTTAAAGGGTGGTATTTCAAGGTTGACTCCACTAATACTAGCGTATTAGATTCAACGTCTCCCACCTATCCTACACATTAAATATCAACATTCAATGTCAAGATATAGTAAAGGTTCACGGGGTCTTTCCGTCTTGCCGCGGGTACACTGCATCTTCACAGCAATTTCAATTTCACTGAGTCCCAGATGGAGACAGCCTAGCCATCATTACGCCATTCGTGCAGGTCGGAACTTACCCGACAAGGAATTTCGCTACCTTAGGACCGTTATAGTTACGGCCGCCGTTTACCGGGGCTTCATTTTAGAGCTTTAAGTTTTACCTTTAACTCCTTTATTTAACCTTCCGGCACCGGGCAGGCGTCACACCGTATACGTCCATTTTCATGTTTGCACAGTGCTGTGTTTTTAATAAACAGTTGCAGCTAGCTGGTATCTTCGACTAACTTCAGCTAAAGGAGTAAATCCTCTTACTTACGAGTTAGCGTGCCTTCTCCCGAAGTTACGGCACCATTTTGCCTAGTTCCTTCATCTGGGTTCTCTCAAGCGCTTTAGTATACTCTACCTAACTACCTGTGTCGGTTTGTGGTACGATTTGAATTTATCTGATGCTTAGAGAATTTTCTTGGAAATATGGTATAAATTACTTAGTTACCGTAATAACTCGTCATCACGCCTTAACTTAAAAAATATTCGGATTTTCCTAAATATTTACGTCTACACGTTTAAACCAAGACAACCGTCGCTTGGATAATTTAACCTCTTTCGTCCTCCCGTCGCAATAAATTCAAGCACAGGAATATTAACCTGTTGTCCATCGACTACGCTTTTCAGCCTCGCCTTAGGGGTCGGCTTACCCTGCCTCGATTAACGTTGGACAGGAAACCTTAGTCTTTCAGCGAGCAGGTTTTTCACCTGCTTTATCGTTACTCATGTCAGCATTCGCACTTCTGATTCCTCCAATATACTTCACAATATATCTTCTACGGTTTACAGAACGCTCCTCTACCCAGTAAAAAAAATACTGCCGCAGCTTCGGTACATAATTTAGCCCCGTTAAATCTTCCGCGCAAGCCGACTTGACCAGTGAGCTATTACGCTTTCTTTAAATGATGGCTGCTTCTAAGCCAACATCCTGGCTGTTTATGCCTTCTCACATCGTTTCCCACTTAATTATGATTTTGGGACCTTAGCTGGCGGTCTGGGTTGTTTCCCTTTCCACAACGAACGTTAGCACCCGCTGTGTGTCTCCCGTGATAACATTCTACGGTATTCGGAGTTTGCATCGGATTGGTAAGTCAGTATGACCCCCTAACCGAAACAGTGGCTCTACCCCCGAAGATGAATTTCACGAGGCGCTACCTAAATAGCTTTCGAGGAGAACCAGCTATCTCCCGGTTTGATTGGCCTTTCACCCCTAGCCATAGGTCATCCGCTGATTTTTCAACATCAGTCGGTTCGGTCCTCCAATTAGTTTTACCTAACTTTCAACCTGCCCGTGGCTAGATCACCGGGTTTCGGGTCTGTACCCTGAAACTAAAACGCCCATTTCAGACTCGGTTTCCCTACGGCTCCCCTTTTTTAAAAATTCGGTTAACCTTGCTACAGAGTACAAGTCGCTGACCCATTATACAAAAGGTACGCAGTCACTCTATAAAATTGAGCTTCTACTGCTTGTACGTATACGGTTTCAGGATCTATTTCACTCCCCTAACAGGGGTTCTTTTCGCCTTTCCCTTACGGTACTAGTTCACTATCGGTCAGTCAGGAGTATTTAGCCTTAGAGGATGGTCCCCCTATCTTCAAACAAGATTTCTCGTGTCTCGTTTTACTTTTCGAGCTTACAATATATTTTTTTCATTTACAGGGCTATCACCTTGTATCGCTAATTTTTCCAAATTATTCTATTAAAAATAAAATTATAATTTATGCTCTGGGCTTTTCCCTTTTCGCTCGCCACTACTAAGGGAATCTCAATTGATTTCTTTTCCTCAAGGTACTTAGATGTTTCAGTTCCCTTGGTTTGCTTTATTTATCTATTTTATTCAATAAATAATATCATATAAAAATATGATGGGTTTCCCCATTCGGATATCGCCGACTATAACGTTTCTTATCAACTTATCGACGCTTTTCGCAGATTAGTACGTCCTTCATCGCCTCTGACTGCCAAGGCATCCACCATATACGCTTTTTTACTTAACCTTACAACCCACAGGTGTTTTAATAATTAAATTATACTTGTTCCGAATTTTTAAAGAACTTAAAAAAAATAATATTTTAAATAAAGTTTAACTTAAAAAACAATTATATCATAATAATTTAAAATAATAAATATTTTTTTTAAATGTTGTCCCCTAGGGGAATTGAACCC encodes the following:
- the dnaX gene encoding DNA polymerase III subunit gamma/tau; this translates as MIYQALARKWRPKNFKEVVGQKYIIQAISNSLKLNRIHHAWILYGTRGIGKTTIARILAKCLNCKKKITSIPCQKCDSCQEIDKNFNPDLIEIDAASKTKVEDIKELLDNAKYPPIKERFKIYLIDEIHMLSRYSFNALLKTLEEPPAHVKFILATTNIEKLPKTILSRCIKLNLQTIKKKKILKKIQYILKQEKILFEKKTLELIATAADGSMRDALSLIEQIVSIGNGKIKIDHVKKMLGTFKYENFIFLLISLFKKDVRKIMNTTEKILSLDVEPEKILIEILRLLHYLYIKKISTIEWKSNTYNQQQKKILNNIVKENKFSQIKNYYSIILNGRKNIQYAPSKKLGMELTLLQILDSK
- a CDS encoding YbaB/EbfC family nucleoid-associated protein; amino-acid sequence: MFKKDQFGNLMQKAQKMQENMKKIQKKMKSITVTGESGAGLIKITLNGEHHCKIVEIDPSLFKDDDKEIIEDLIIAAFNDASRKIKEEQKKKMSELSEIMPLSNNLKFPI
- a CDS encoding nucleoside monophosphate kinase; its protein translation is MRIILIGYPCSGKGTQAKFISKKYNIPKISTGDLLRSIILTQKNKESLDIKKKIEQGKLISDSIIISIIKKRLAEKDCLNGYILDGFPRTINQAKIIDQNKIKIDYVIELLISKKKILKRMLGRQIHMKSGRIYHKVYNPPLHKNKDDITGEQLITRKDDTKKVIIKRLNEYNLFKKKIIQYYKQKNKLNQLKFFKINGKKKVFIIQKKIMKILNQ
- the folD gene encoding bifunctional methylenetetrahydrofolate dehydrogenase/methenyltetrahydrofolate cyclohydrolase FolD; the protein is MIAKIINGLKIAKKIQKKIKKKINERKKNGLFRPGLAVILIGKNKSSKIYVKNKKIACKKVGLNSKICKLYESTPEKKIINIIQDFNKNPKIHGILIQLPLPKNLNTPKILRKISYKKDVDGFHPFNTGLLCQRNPRLRACTPLGIMNLLKEYKINIKGLNALIIGASNIVGRPMMLELLLAGCTTTITHRFTKNLNTYIKHADLIVIAIGQPNFLHGTWIKKGAIIIDVGINRLKNGNIVGDVEFNSSYLKASYITPVPGGVGPMTVTSLLQNTLYICENYYDKKNL
- the cysS gene encoding cysteine--tRNA ligase, which gives rise to MLKIFNTLTRKKEIFKSILQKKVSIYVCGVTVYDNCHIGHARTFIFFDIVNRYFRNLGYSVKYVRNITDIDDKIIERSNLIKKNIISFTKNIINQMNIDFNSLNILKPSFEPCVTSHIVDIINMISVLILNKNAYIDKKGDVLFSIKSYENYGQLLHKKNNFNSSENNNIYKNDFVLWKKSKNNEISWKSPWGDGRPGWHIECSAINYLYFKNTLDIHGGGNDLIFPHHENERAQSECFYKKKFVNYWMHTGMIILKNKKMSKSFGNTFLIKDLINYFSSDVIRYYFLSTKYKHPIYYNVNNLIKINKILKKWYFCINLSINKNFNFSLNNSSLYYVNLFKKAMNDSFNTPLAILILSNLVKKIIILYDMKKFEKAIFFSSKLYYLGSILGFFNFNIDSNNLNYIKNIKLYKKIKKIIQKRNHARKLKLWDKADFLREKLLKLGIHIQDTKNETFWNF
- a CDS encoding DUF493 family protein, with the protein product MYKKLKKIIKFPLYFTFKIICFNKKNIEKDIFKIFQKKKIKIEKKNIHYSKKKKYISFSLTIYANKFKYIEYIYKKVGILKSVKMIL
- the cspE gene encoding transcription antiterminator/RNA stability regulator CspE, which produces MSKIKGNVKWFNEAKGFGFITPEDGSKDVFVHFSAIQSDGFKTLAEGQSVEFEITEGEKGPSAINVTGL